AAGTAATATTATACAGAGCAAGTTGATGAGCACTCTGAATAACTCAAACAAACTGTGATGATTTATGGGTGACAGCTTAATGTTAAGTGTAACTAAAGGTTAGATTGAGGTAGGTTGATACAGGAACCTTTATGTAAAAGTAAGTGTAATATTAAAACATGTTGAATAAGGTGGGAGAAATGACTCAGGATTAACTATCCAGGGTGGAGCACACAGTTGAGCAAcatatgtttactgtttattggCTATATAGGCTAGTAAAGAGAAGTTCTCTACAACACTATGTTTGAGAAAtgtctacatttttaaaaaaaatacatttgcttAATTATTTGACCATTATATTATTTCATGGGTATTTTACTGTGCCTGGTCTAATTATGTTATATGTATGACCCACTTCCTGTGAGCTCAGAGTTCCTTTTTGATGACTTGGCAGCAAGTATACAGTGCCTGTAGCTGGGTAAAACTAATAAACAGTCCTAGTATTATGGCCTTTGGGCAATGGGGTCCCTATTAAGTTGACCCTACCTGTTCTACTGCATACTTTTAATCTCACAGAAATGTTGTTTGCCTACGTAGGTGGGACTTTCAATGTTGATTCAGCGTCAATACAATTAGCATTGAAATGTGTATCTAATCCACTCCACCTCAAGGCGTAATCTACTAAAAAATCTGTCTATCCTGCCCATAGCACTTGGCACCACACTGACTTTTATTTAAATCAATTGTATGTTTTTGAAAATCATTCTCTTTCAGGTTAGGGTCTTCAAAAAAACTGTCAAAAGTATTTTTCCTTTTAAACAGCCTCTTAAGCCTCAACTAACTAAAAGATGTCAGCAACATGTCCTTTTGGACACCAACACTTGTTATGCCAGTTGTAGACAAGTCAGTACAACATGATCATGTTATAAAGCAGGTAGAGTGCTCTTTTCTGCAATATTAGTTTTGATTTGAATTAAGTCTATTTCACATGTTGTCTGATTGTTGTGAGGCTACAACATCAGTAAGGTAAGTCATCTGTAACAGTGGACTGGTTATAATAGCAAAATAGTTATTTCATTCCCTCCAACTAAGGTGGGAACCTTCCCATTTCTGTTGACACAGTTTGACAAACACTATcaaaaacatttgaaagaaatcgTTTAAGTGCATAATACTTTATTACTTTATTATTCCTCTAAGATGAAATTGTGTCTTTAGTACTGTATAGGGAGGAGCACAGGGTCAGCCACAGTGCTGAGTCTAGACAGTCTAGAGGTTAGCTAAGTAAGTTGCTCAAGGACAACAGTAGGAGGTGGTGCCAGGGATCTGAAACCAGCAACCTTTAGATTTCTGATCCGTTTCTCTAAACTAACACCATCTCAAATTGAAATAAGTGTTTGACACTTTGAATTGTGGTTGTTTATCTGGAAGAGGATAAGTCATTGTTGAACTGGGTGTCTGCAATCAAATATTTCCCAACTTAATTTCAAAAGMAATGAAAACAAGAACGTGGTATATATGCATAGCCTATTGCCAACTTTATTTATGTGTTTTGAAtggctaaaataaaataaactgaataaGAAGCTGAAACTATTTCTCTTACGTTTAGCAGATTACTTTGCAGGAAAGTGAACAAGTTGAARGTAAATAGAGAACTAATCTAAGCAGTAAATGGATGGTAGTGAAGAGTTATTCATCTTCTCCTGCGTCGTGACCTTGTGACCTGGGTCGCCTCTGGGGTCACGCACTCTGTCCTCTGGCAGCCACATTTATTGATGTGGATGTAGGAGTGGTTGAACTTTGACCCGTCTGGGCAGATCATCTCCACTTCCTTCTTGGTGGTGGATACTTCCCGACAGCAGGTACAAGAGCGCTCCATCATGTTGGCCTCAAGAGAATACCTGAAAAKAGAAAGGAGAGGRGATGTRATTAWGTGGAWGTAYTGATGGTAGCAGTTGTAATTATATAACATTYGCTGRGTTTAKACAGGCAGCCMAATTCRGATSttttgaccaatcagatgagcTCTTTTGACAYTAATTGGGKAGAATATCAGKATWGGGCTGCCTTTGTAAACACAGCCATTGTAACATAACATATTAGTGAAAATATATGTTGTAGtttgcatttagacaggcagcccaattctgtttWATTMGGAGGATTAATGTGTTAGTGTTCCTGAAATATTTCAGTAATGATCAAAATACTCACATGGCATAGGTGACACAGGATCCACCGCATGTTGTCACTTCCACCTGTTTGCAGACTTGCAGCCATTGCTGTCCAGGTACACTTTGCTCTTTGTCACGTTGCATGGCTTAGTTATTGGAATACCTGCACACAAAAGTGACACAAACTTTCAAACGAATTAACGTTAATCATCCTGAGGACCATGGCAATAGCTTAAAACACTTTTCCCAATGCCTGATAAAGGGCAAGAATGATTTACAAATGTCTATCAAAAAGGATGGTGTTAAAAAGACACTCACAGACACGGCAGCAACCATCTGGAGCAATGACTTCAGTTCcctgaaaaacaagaaaatggaagaaaaaacaagaacatttttaAGTCACTGACGTAACGTTTACCAAACTGTCTCCACATGTTTTTCAGTTCAGTGTTCTTGCATTGTTCACTTTAAGCAACAGGTGTTAATAACCTCACATAAATACACAGTAGGTATACTATATTAAGCAACAGGCCTTAGTCTGAGTGACTGGGCATGTTTAAACTTTATTTCACGAAWATGATTTTGCACATTGTCCAGTTGTTTTTAAATGGGCCAGTTTCCCRGACCCAGATAATTTGCCAGATGGTTATTGTAACTCACGGGTACGCAGTCTTCTGGGTAGAAGTCAGGGCACACAGTCTTAGCCTCgattgggatgagttggtccATAATCTTTACGCACTCATACTTGAGACACTTGTCTCCAGATGGTATCCAGACGGAACCAGGCTGTAGAGGTGAGAATATGAACGATATCAACaggagattcttcaaattatATASGATATACTGTATCATTGCTAAGATAGTTATKTTGCATAACACTTTATTACTACAGTAAAATGACATGTTGTTTTTAAATAATCAAGTGAAATAGGACGGATATGTTTTacgaattgtaaaaataaaaatacaatttgtgaATCTGTGAGAGATAACTAATGCRGCTTGATGCTATTTTACCtgaatagtgtgtgtggtgttatctGGCAGCATAACMACACAGCTTGTCTGTACACACTTCCCACAACACTGCCCAGGAACGGCTTGATGATCATAGCCCTGAAAGGaagaagacagaccagagaggagaAAACCTTTATGATGTGGACATGATCTCTCTTATACCAATGTGTGATCCTGGTAACTCACTAGTAATTACACTTATCCAGTAGTAGCTCAATAGTGGACACGGAGGAATCAGTGTTATTATAATATTTTGACATGGATAAGAACTCACATTACACTAAGTATGTTGAATTACATAATGAGGTCAAAGGGTGTCGATGTGTCAATGGAGATCACTTACCTGCTGGCAGTGAGTGTCACATTCAGTAGGATGACACTCAATGATATGTAGATGGGTTTGCGCATCCAcactgtcaccacacacacaattcttaCACTTGTCCCCAGGAACATTGGCACCAGGCTGGAAtgagaaaatacaatatttctaTGGAAAATCTATGAATTGAGACACTTTTTTTGTCCTATCTAATCTCATACATGGATTGACCAAAAAATATTGTTGGCACCCTGATAGAGGCCTCTACTTGCTTATAGGAGGTATTTGCTTAGTTTAACTTGTTTTTTAATKMATGTATGCAAGTAAAATAACGTTGTCCTCTTTTATTAASTTGATCATTTAGAAGTGGTGGGACTGGCCAAAATGAAAATAGCATAGAATGCATTCTCACCTGATATTCAGTGTTGTTAAACACACAGACATCCTTTGGCACTGTGGGGCAAAGAACATGGATAATCATTTAATACTGCAACTAACATGTTGGGATTTCTAGGATATGCACAAATACTGTACACGCACACTCAAGCACATGCAGACGCAAACTCACTGCATTGATAAGTTAGGCAGCAGACTCCCATAGTTGCCTCTGTCTCGAATCCGACTGGGCAAGTTATCTTGGAAGTAGAGCATCGTGTGACATCACACTCTGTTTGGAAAGAAAAAACGATTGTTTTAAAAACTTTGCGAATGGCCACAGTGGTTGGATATATTAGGTAATCACCaaaaatgttaatgtttttacCGAKATGTTAAAAAGCCCACATATAAAGCACATTGTCCAAACAAGTCACTCACCACATTTGTCCTTTTTACAACAGTCAACGGTTTCTACGACCTTAATTTGGCCCTCCTGGTCACAGGTGAGAGGAGGCTGATGTTGGCATGCCACAGGCTGGCACTGGATTTCCAGACTGTacgggtcacacacacacttctggcaGTTGCTCACCCAGGTCTCATTAGCCTGCAATGAGGAACAATTTAAGTACACTAAGGTTTGTATGGACACTACCAGTGCAAAGTTCAATCATTCAGTGTGTGGAATTATAAATTACTGAAGCGCTTTGAGGTTCTATGAAAGCGCTATAGAAttgtaatacattattattattataattattattattgcatACATTACTATACATGATTGTCAAAAGTGAAATACAAGCCACATTACCCTTTTYtttcaattttcgcctaaattacatactcaaatctaactgcctgtagctcaggccctgaagcaaggatatgcatatttttggtaccatttgaaaggaaacaatttgaagtttgtggaaatgtgaattgaatgtaggagaatataacacaatagatctggtagaagaaaatataaataaaaaaacaacattttttttctaccaccatctttgtgAGTGAAAGGTCACTGTTCTAGCCATCACCCTGGTTGTAACTCtaatagtgtccacaagatggcagcaataTTTTTGCAAAGTTACAGATGGAAAACTTGAAGTATGAGGGAACTACAAtacttttagtgtgaagtccccaggtacatttgggcaaaacGCGAAGGAGACATTCACATTCATATAAAGAAattctgcaagaatatcatcaaatctgtctacttggactttgatttagctttccaggTATTAGTAGcaatattataagttcaacatttgcaaaacaaccagttttcataacttcaatAGTCTGAAAATCATTAAAATTGTTGTcaaaaatgaaaaggcatgctgtcgtacaaggttagtagcaACAGTTTACGACATATACAtggtttccggatactcccgttaagcccagctcattggatatctagctagctttgtttgaccacgattggtgcttatttgacaaagatacagtcgttcaaGTGATGGCGGCCCgagtcatcggcgtgccatgaaggcgtcactctctgaccaaatatggtgttctataggatatactacacccctaatgatatagtgaagtcgtgttaccttctaggatctctgaggaatacatacga
Above is a genomic segment from Salvelinus sp. IW2-2015 unplaced genomic scaffold, ASM291031v2 Un_scaffold6143, whole genome shotgun sequence containing:
- the LOC112078730 gene encoding intestinal mucin-like protein, which produces MYFNDLVFLMSFFLFGSSDICPLPNGEWKEANETWVSNCQKCVCDPYSLEIQCQPVACQHQPPLTCDQEGQIKVVETVDCCKKDKCECDVTRCSTSKITCPVGFETEATMGVCCLTYQCMPKDVCVFNNTEYQPGANVPGDKCKNCVCGDSVDAQTHLHIIECHPTECDTHCQQGYDHQAVPGQCCGKCVQTSCVVMLPDNTTHTIQPGSVWIPSGDKCLKYECVKIMDQLIPIEAKTVCPDFYPEDCVPGTEVIAPDGCCRVCIPITKPCNVTKSKVYLDSNGCKSANRWK